The Macrobrachium nipponense isolate FS-2020 chromosome 24, ASM1510439v2, whole genome shotgun sequence genome segment tgtaaaggacctcaggtttgtatagttaggaaaaatgcaattttcgacatattgcctttgttccgacacgatatacaaaccatcggtcctttacactaggaagactcactgattggtgggaggaccTGAGTCttaaagaacagactggtgttcgtccaaccttggatatcctccctggtcataagagcagagggagggatcctagcctctgcccaattgatcagggtgtgtaccgcaggatcaatggtcagacctctggacccaagcactaagagagaggcaagcatatCTCTTAGTACTagcaaaacaaaaacttttgtCGCTGTTGCAAGAGCcaatataaagttatgggtttgtctcttgttggcatccacttcccccccccttgtaggggGAAGTGGAGGATATTTACACCTATTCCTAATGAAAGGAATAGACTGGATCTTTTCCTCTTCCAGCATGGAGACGACCgagaccctctgcccacaggtagagggagagaaagatggggaaagagaagccagtcacactctcattcacctcATTCGTTCATCCAATCGCAccaaggaatcgatgctgttctgccagctagggtgctgggtaagcttacacaacgtgttgagcagccaccacaggtcccaaggaaaaggtatccaaggacttgtgggcaatatcccgaaggtagaaggaggtaaaggtggtctggttggaccagacccctgccttcaggacctgcgccacggagaagttcttgcggaacgccatTGACGGGCAATGCCTCTGACTTCATGAGCTCTCGGACGAGGGggacgggtgtcgtcactaccatcagtctcgtacgccctcctgatgacctcacgcagtcagaaagaaagcgtgttcttggatacttctttcttggtaacgaAGAGtcgtcaacactcaggcctgaggtgtcgagttctcttcagatagcgccatagcgccctcacaggacaaagcagcatctcatccgtatcgttgtcggtgaaatccagtAAGGAgaggattgtgaaagactcgaatcgatcgtcagggaccgacggattctgagtcttagctacaaagttcgggacgaaatcgagcatcacagatccccatcctctGGAATgcttaacatcataagaaagaccatgtagttctcctactctcttcgccgatgccagggccagcaagaagagggtcttgagggtcagatccctgtctgacgactctcggagtggctcgaaaggccttcgagtcaaactcctaaggacgagagtcacgtcccacgcagagggcccgagttccctgggtgggcaagacctttcgaagctcctcataagcaaggagatctcgaacgaatccGAGATGTCCagccccctcagtttcaggaccagaGCCAGTGCggatctgtatcctttgactgtggggactgagaggagcttctctcggcgaagaaagactaggaaatccgctatctgctgaatagtggctctgagaggagagagacccggtctacgacaccaaccacagaagacggcccacttcccctggtacacagctgcagaggactgcctgacgtgtccagccatctctgttgctgagctgcgagaaaagcctctctttcaacagccagccgtgaagttgaagggactggactgcctggtggtaccgttcgaCGTGCGGTTGGGCGAGAAGGTTgggccaggggggaatctctcttggtgcctctgcgagaagagccagcagatcCGGATACCAGACGGCCTGCGGCCATCTGGGAgacaccaggatcatcctgaggttcggggtgaccagcactcgactgatcaccttgcgaatcaggcagaatgaaggaaaggcgtaggcgaagaggttgttccAGGACTGCTGAAGTGCGTCCTCTGCAGCtacccatgggtccggcacggctgagaagaaaacctggagttttctgttgtgccgggtggcgaacagatcgaccactggacacccccacaggttgaagagcctttccaccacgtctgggtgtagcgaccattcggtccctatcacctgatcccgacagctgagcttgtccgctactacattcctcttgcctggaatgtagcgtgctgacagctctattgagtgagcgatggcccactcgtgcacctgcattgtcaactggtgcaacgggagagacatcagtcccccctgtttgttgacatatgccactactgtggtgttgtcgcacatcaacaccactgagtgtcccatcaagtgGTCCTGGAgttcttggagagcgaggaacgtcGCCTTGAgttccaagacattgatgtgaaggtgcttgtcgcaatTGTCCCACACACCtgaagccagcaactcctccaggtgtgcgccccaaccctcggtGGAAGTGTCTGAAAaaagcaacatctccggggggggagtgctgagaggcactccctttaagaggttcctgtcgtccagccaccaagcGAGGTCCcgtctcacctcctccgtgagagccacggggaAGTGCGGTGGGTCCtgagcctgtgaccaactctcctttagtctccactgaagagaccgcaggtgaagacgcccgtgagggactaacttctcgagtgacgaaaGGTgtccaatcacgacttgccattgctgagccgGTTGCTTCTGTCGAGACAGAAACCGgatggctgcctccctgaacctgctgatccgcaagtctgcagggaagacttgctctgctaccgtatcgatcagcattcccaggtacttcatcctctgcttgggttcgagatcggacttctcgaagtttatcacgatccccagatcgtggcaaAACCTGAGTAGTCAATccttgtcctgtagcaactgcgagcgggagctcgccaggaccagccaatcgtcgagatacctcagaagacgtatcccatGCGAGTGGGCCCAaacagacaccagagtgaacactcgcatgaacacctgtggggcggttgacagaccgaaacaaagtttcctgaactggtacaccgtcccgtcaaggatgaagcggaggtacttcctggaggactgatggatgggtatctgaaaatacgcatccttcaagtccaccgaaagcatgaaatcgttccccctgatggaatcgagcacggaacgtgccgtttccatcttgaaccaagtctggcgaacgaaacggttcagggagagagatctatcaccgggtgccagccccccgaagacttctccactaggaaaaggcggctgtagaagcccggtgattgGTCCCTGACgatttccacagctcctttgctcagcatgggcttgatctcctgtctcagcaCGATGTCCTTCGCAGAACCTTTGACATACGTCAGGGGTTGGACCGGGTGAGAAGTGAGgggggccgagattcgaagggaagtagatatccctcccgtaGGACGTCTACTGCCCAGGTCTCGGCGccatagcgctgccaagttgcccaatggcttgccaggcacccccccactttcgGCAGCagatgagggggaacgccgtccctagcatttccctcctttcttcgacttcttcccagccgTTCCTCgcgaggaggagggctggttagaGCCCCCCTTcgcagaagaagaagacagagacTTTCCCCGGGGCTTAGATGTGGCAGACGTCTTAGCccccgaggaagcgctagccaaactcttGGGTTTGACCgtagttcgaggctgcccagtcgCCTTCGAAACCGCCTGGTGGagaagacggtcactgtcatcagtgcgccgtctctctaccgcagcgtccaccatctcgtctgggaagagagaggaggaactccgaacCGGTCCATTTCgcagcccgagtgccgcctcacgcccagcccccctgGATACTCCTGTCAGGACTGCGTCCCGacgccgaagaaccaggttggcccacaggttagccgtctggtgggctaggtaggagatggccctacctccagactggcagagccCCCTGAAAGACGGGTCCTCCTCAAGGGCAGAGCCCCCGAAGTTGCCCGCGACTTTctacactgtgagggaccacaggtcgagccaggagactgcctggaatgctgccatcgCGGTAGATTCCAGGTCttgtgcctcttgctgtgagaaccataggttctcagaccggagctgctgcagagacacacccggtgtTAGCCTAACTAAccccgggttaacctgtttaggcgGCATCAGGTCCTCAGAAGGCACGTAAAAACGCTGCTGTCGCTGCagagggggaggaagcagcttCGCCGATCGGCCCGACTTGAGTGAGTTCTCCCGTCCGGAAACGAGAGACTCTACCTGGTCGACCACTGAATCGGCGAGCTGGGATTGAGacagacccaccgtcggtctgggttccctcttcgggccccagaacgactcgagccgggacatgGGCTCGGAAGGTGGTAGTGGTGATccctccccgaggtcgttgtgctgacgaatcagcgcaataacctcggcaaagttcctctggatctcgggtgtAAGGGCGTCtcgaggagtaggaccatccagtccctccaacaaggcCGACTCCCGGGACCCTCCCCCTTCAGAAgggggaacagcaacagacccctctcAGTCTCCTCCTGCCACCTGAGAGTATGTCGTGGTCGATCCTAGGACCGAGCCAGGTGTGTACGACAACGTGACGGGATCACGAGAAGCGCGCTCCTCGTGATCGCTCCTAGGTGTCTCGcccctcccggtatagcccgatgAGGTTGAAGGcactggagaggaagacctgacactcCCTCCATGCCCACCGGCCGGACCGGTAGGCTTGGAGGGCAGCAGGGGAtccccaacccgcggtggggaccaagctgcaggcctggtcgcactgctcgcctggggcgagcggctggactgagcacagcgacGCCAGTCCTGCACGTCAGACGAGCTACTGCCGCTCTCCCTACCCGACCGGTTGACCAGTCCTTGTGGGAGCGTCGGTCAGGAGAGCGGCATCGCTCGCTGTCGCGGCTGGGCCGGTGCGTGGGCTCGTGGCGCGTCGAGCTGCTGGCACCTGCCGAGGCTGGTGCTAGCGGCCGGGGGGATCTCTTCCctgcctcagcccgtggccggtcggcgaccgtcacgtccaccctaGGTACCGGcaggtcgctacgagagcggccgctggcctggcgggagcTACCtaagcggctctcaccagccttctgccccGTGCCGCTGTCCTGatgccgagcgaactctggcacCAAAGCTTTGGCTGTACGGTCTCCCgggggagagcgtacactcgggatctctcgcgaacgagaggccgagccagatcctggcttagcagcagaacCGCTAACGCCAGGCGAGGAGGGACCGGTCGAAACCGGTGCTCCTCTGGTCCCCGCTTTCCCCTTCCTTGCGGACGGGGAGGCGGTCCCCGCtcccaaaggagcaggaggaccagcagaaggaccccccatcTCGCCGaggcgagacgggcccttagaagatcccgaaggagacttcttagggggaggggggggaggctgccttcttcttcttcggcttgcgagccttggaagtcgaaggtgAAGAGACGGCAGGAGACGACAAAGCAaacgacgaagacgaagacgacaccttcctcctcttcttcctcttcgtcagctccttcaggacagtcgtcagatcctccatccaggccagggttggggctattgccgaagcaacacggcccgacctcacctgtccagaaggacccGGGACTGGAccagacgtcaggtcctccatccaggccggagtcagggctattgccgaagcaacacggcccgactgcacctgtccggaaggacccggGACTGGACCagccgtcaggtcctccatccaggccggagtcggggctgttgccgaagcaacacggcccgaccgCACCTGTCCGAAAGAACCCGGGACTGGACCAGacatcaggtcctccatccaggacggagtcggggctattgccgaagcaacacagcccgaccgcacctgtccggaaggacccggGACTGGACCagccgtcaggtcctccatccaggccggagtcggggctattgccgaagcaacacagcccgaccgcacctgtccggaaggacccggGACTGGACCaaccgtcaggtcctccatccaggctgGAGTCGGGGCTATTGCCGAGGGACCaaccgtcaggtcctccatccaggccggagtcggggcctattgccgaagcaacacggtccgaccgcacctgtccggaaggacccggGACTGGACCAGACGTCAGGTTCCTCTGCCAGGCCGAagtcggggctattgccgaagcaacacggcccgaccgcacctgtccagaaggacccGGGACTGGACCagccgtcaggtcctccatccaggccggagtcggggctattgccgaagcaacacggcccgactgcacctgtccggaaggacccggGACTGGAccagacgtcaggtcctccatccaggccggagtcggggctattgccgaagcaacacagcccgaccgcacctgtccggaaggacccggGACTGGAtcagacgtcaggtcctccatccaggccggagtcggggctattgccgaagcaacatggcCCGACCGCACCTGTCCGAAGGACCGGAACTGGACCAGCGGtcaagtcctccatccaggccggagtcggggctattgccgaagcaacacggcccgaccgcacctgtccggaaggacccggGACTGGACCagccgtcaggtcctccatccaggccggagtcggggctattgccgaagcaacacggcccgaccgcacctgtccggaaggacccggGGGACGGAccagacgtcaggtcctccatccaggccggagacggggctattgccgaagcaacacagcccgactgcacctgt includes the following:
- the LOC135203589 gene encoding collagen, type I, alpha 1b-like, whose translation is MGGPSAGPPAPLGAGTASPSARKGKAGTRGAPVSTGPSSPGVSGSAAKPGSGSASRSREIPSVRSPPGDRTAKALVPEFARHQDSGTGQKAGESRLGSSRQASGRSRSDLPVPRVDVTVADRPRAEAGKRSPRPLAPASAGASSSTRHEPTHRPSRDSERCRSPDRRSHKDWSTGRVGRAAVARLTCRTGVAVLSPAARPRRAVRPGLQLGPHRGLGIPCCPPSLPVRPVGMEGVSGLPLQCLQPHRAIPGGARHLGAITRSALLVIPSRCRTHLARS